The proteins below come from a single Streptomyces tubercidicus genomic window:
- a CDS encoding ABC transporter ATP-binding protein → MPSTSPGGAPRPPGEEPAVEITGLVKRYGTKTAVDGLDLTVARGTVTAVLGPNGAGKTTTVETCEGYRRPDAGRVRVLGLDPVADAAALRPRIGVMLQSGGVYAGARAEEMLRHTATLHAHPLDVGTLIDRLGLGGCGRTPYRRLSGGQQQRLALAMAVVGRPELVFLDEPTAGLDPQARHATWDLVRELRTDGVSTVLTTHFMDEAEQLADDVAIIDGGRVIAQGSPDELCRGGAENSLRFTGRPGLDLGSLLKALPADSAATEPASGVYRVHGKVNPQLLATVASWCAQNGVMPDAIAVERHTLEDVFLELTGKELRA, encoded by the coding sequence ATGCCCAGCACCTCCCCGGGGGGCGCCCCCCGGCCCCCTGGCGAAGAACCTGCCGTCGAGATCACCGGCCTGGTCAAGCGATACGGGACCAAGACCGCCGTGGACGGGCTCGACCTGACCGTCGCCCGTGGCACGGTCACCGCCGTACTCGGCCCGAACGGCGCCGGCAAGACCACCACCGTCGAGACCTGCGAGGGCTACCGCCGCCCGGACGCCGGCCGGGTGCGGGTGCTGGGCCTGGACCCGGTCGCCGACGCCGCGGCGCTGCGGCCGCGGATCGGCGTGATGCTGCAGTCCGGCGGCGTCTACGCGGGCGCCAGGGCCGAGGAGATGCTGCGGCACACCGCCACCCTGCACGCCCACCCCCTCGACGTCGGCACGCTCATCGACCGGCTCGGCCTGGGCGGCTGCGGCCGCACCCCCTACCGGCGGCTGTCCGGCGGCCAGCAACAACGGCTGGCGCTGGCGATGGCCGTGGTCGGCCGCCCCGAGCTGGTCTTCCTGGACGAGCCGACGGCCGGGCTCGACCCGCAGGCCCGGCACGCCACCTGGGACCTCGTACGGGAGCTGCGCACCGACGGCGTCAGCACCGTACTGACCACACACTTCATGGACGAGGCCGAGCAGCTCGCCGACGATGTCGCGATCATCGACGGCGGCCGGGTGATCGCCCAGGGCAGCCCGGACGAGCTGTGCCGTGGTGGCGCGGAGAACAGCCTGCGCTTCACCGGCCGCCCCGGCCTCGACCTCGGCTCGCTCCTCAAGGCCCTGCCCGCGGACAGCGCCGCCACGGAGCCCGCCTCAGGCGTCTACCGCGTCCACGGCAAGGTCAACCCGCAGCTGCTGGCCACCGTCGCCTCCTGGTGCGCCCAGAACGGCGTGATGCCCGACGCGATAGCCGTCGAACGGCACACCCTGGAGGACGTCTTCTTGGAACTCACGGGCAAGGAGCTGCGCGCATGA
- a CDS encoding helix-turn-helix transcriptional regulator codes for MKYASEEKEGPAVEQTEGPAPSAPEKTERRGAAPHPAAPHDEQQGTRNRVARSILDHGPSTAAELALRLELTQAAVRRHLDALAAEGVVEPREKRVYGNRGRGRPARAFALTDCGRDAFDQAYDQLASDALRWIAQSAGGGEKGEAAVAAFARARLAAQAVGYREAVEAAEPEARTEALARALTADGYAATARSAPNPQLGEQLCQHHCPVAHVAEQYPQLCEAETEVFSRLLGTHVQRLATIAHGDGVCTTFIPKAGAGKAAHSTARTSKTTTASASTAGRNPA; via the coding sequence GTGAAATACGCGAGCGAGGAAAAGGAAGGGCCCGCGGTCGAGCAGACCGAAGGGCCGGCCCCCTCCGCGCCCGAGAAGACCGAGCGGCGAGGGGCCGCCCCACATCCCGCGGCGCCGCATGACGAACAACAGGGCACCCGCAACCGGGTCGCCCGCTCCATTCTCGACCACGGTCCGTCCACCGCGGCCGAGCTCGCCCTCCGCCTGGAGCTGACCCAGGCGGCCGTCCGCCGGCATCTGGACGCGCTGGCCGCGGAGGGCGTTGTCGAGCCGCGCGAGAAGCGCGTCTACGGCAACCGCGGCCGGGGCCGACCGGCCCGCGCCTTCGCCCTCACCGACTGCGGACGGGACGCCTTCGACCAGGCCTACGACCAGCTCGCCTCCGATGCGCTGCGCTGGATCGCGCAGAGCGCCGGCGGCGGCGAGAAGGGCGAGGCGGCCGTCGCCGCGTTCGCCCGCGCGCGGCTCGCCGCGCAGGCCGTGGGCTACCGCGAGGCGGTCGAGGCCGCCGAGCCGGAGGCCCGCACCGAGGCCCTTGCGAGGGCATTGACCGCGGACGGGTACGCTGCTACGGCGCGCAGCGCCCCCAATCCCCAGCTCGGTGAACAGCTCTGCCAGCACCACTGCCCGGTCGCCCATGTCGCCGAGCAGTACCCGCAGCTGTGTGAGGCGGAGACCGAGGTCTTCTCCCGATTGCTCGGGACCCATGTACAGCGGCTTGCCACCATCGCCCATGGCGACGGGGTGTGCACGACCTTCATCCCGAAGGCCGGTGCCGGCAAGGCCGCTCACAGCACCGCACGCACCAGCAAGACCACCACAGCATCTGCAAGCACGGCCGGGAGGAACCCCGCATGA
- the sufB gene encoding Fe-S cluster assembly protein SufB, with the protein MTLPTETAHPELEGLGKYEYGWADSDVAGASAKRGLSEAVVRDISGKKNEPEWMLKLRLKGLKLFDKKPMPNWGSDLSGIDFDNIKYFVRSTEQQAASWEDLPEDIKNTYDKLGIPEAEKQRLVAGVAAQYESEVVYHQIREDLEEQGVIFLDTDTALKEHPEIFQEYFGTVIPVGDNKFASLNSAVWSGGSFIYVPKGVHVDIPLQAYFRINTENMGQFERTLIIVDEDAYVHYVEGCTAPIYKSDSLHSAVVEIVVKKGGRCRYTTIQNWSNNVYNLVTKRAVAYEGATMEWVDGNLGSKVTMKYPAVYLMGEHAKGETLSIAFAGEGQHQDAGSKMVHMAPNTSSNIVSKSVARGGGRTSYRGLVEIGEGAAGSKSNVLCDALLVDTISRSDTYPYVDVREDDVSMGHEATVSKVSEDQLFYLMARGLSEDEAMAMIVRGFVEPIARELPMEYALELNRLIELQMEGAVG; encoded by the coding sequence ATGACGCTCCCCACGGAGACTGCTCACCCTGAGCTTGAGGGCCTGGGCAAGTACGAATACGGCTGGGCCGACTCCGACGTGGCCGGCGCCTCCGCCAAGCGCGGTCTTTCCGAGGCCGTCGTCCGCGACATCTCGGGGAAGAAGAACGAGCCGGAGTGGATGCTCAAGCTCCGCCTCAAGGGCCTGAAGCTGTTCGACAAGAAGCCCATGCCCAACTGGGGCTCGGACCTGTCGGGCATCGACTTCGACAACATCAAGTACTTCGTCCGCTCCACGGAGCAGCAGGCCGCCTCCTGGGAGGACCTGCCCGAGGACATCAAGAACACCTACGACAAGCTCGGCATCCCCGAGGCGGAGAAGCAGCGCCTGGTCGCCGGTGTCGCCGCGCAGTACGAGTCCGAGGTCGTCTACCACCAGATCCGTGAGGACCTGGAGGAGCAGGGCGTCATCTTCCTGGACACGGACACCGCGCTCAAGGAGCACCCGGAGATCTTCCAGGAGTACTTCGGCACGGTCATCCCGGTCGGCGACAACAAGTTCGCGTCGCTGAACAGCGCGGTGTGGTCCGGCGGTTCGTTCATCTACGTGCCCAAGGGTGTCCACGTCGACATCCCGCTGCAGGCCTACTTCCGGATCAACACCGAGAACATGGGCCAGTTCGAGCGGACGCTGATCATCGTCGACGAGGACGCCTACGTCCACTACGTCGAGGGCTGCACGGCGCCGATCTACAAGTCGGACTCGCTGCACTCCGCGGTCGTCGAGATCGTCGTGAAGAAGGGCGGCCGCTGCCGCTACACGACCATCCAGAACTGGTCGAACAACGTCTACAACCTGGTCACCAAGCGTGCCGTCGCCTACGAGGGCGCGACCATGGAGTGGGTCGACGGCAACCTCGGCTCCAAGGTGACCATGAAGTACCCGGCCGTCTACCTCATGGGTGAGCACGCCAAGGGCGAGACCCTGTCCATCGCCTTCGCGGGCGAGGGCCAGCACCAGGACGCCGGCTCCAAGATGGTCCACATGGCGCCGAACACCTCCTCCAACATCGTCTCCAAGTCGGTGGCGCGCGGCGGTGGCCGGACCTCCTACCGCGGTCTGGTCGAGATCGGCGAGGGCGCCGCGGGCTCCAAGTCCAACGTGCTGTGTGACGCCCTGCTGGTGGACACCATCTCCCGTTCGGACACCTACCCCTACGTGGACGTCCGCGAGGACGACGTCTCCATGGGCCACGAGGCGACCGTCTCCAAGGTCAGCGAGGACCAGCTCTTCTACCTGATGGCGCGCGGTCTGTCGGAGGACGAGGCGATGGCGATGATCGTCCGTGGTTTCGTCGAGCCGATCGCCCGTGAGCTGCCGATGGAGTACGCGCTGGAGCTCAACCGCCTGATCGAGCTGCAGATGGAAGGCGCGGTCGGCTGA
- the sufD gene encoding Fe-S cluster assembly protein SufD produces the protein MAEAQNIPAGSTTTGSIAVAAESTVATRMSAPPSYDVADFPVPHGREEEWRFTPLARLKGLHDGSAEAGGPDLKIDITAPEGVTHELVDRADPRVGKAGKPVDRVAAQAYSSFEKASVISVPKEAQLSEPIRITVHGEGGTAYGHQVIELGAFAEAVVVIDHTGDAVLAANVDYLLGDGAKLTVVSVQDWDDHAVHAGQHNALVGRDASFKSVVVTFGGDLVRLHPRVTYAGPGGEAEFYGLYFTEQGQHHEHRLFVDHEATNCRSNVVYKGALQGDDAHAVWIGDVLIRAAATGTDTYELNRNLVLTDGARVDSVPNLEIETGEIVGAGHASATGRFDDEQLFYLMARGIPADEARRLVVRGFFAELVQQIGLPDVEERLMSKIEAELEAAAA, from the coding sequence ATGGCTGAGGCTCAGAACATCCCGGCGGGTTCCACGACCACCGGCTCCATCGCGGTGGCCGCGGAGTCCACCGTCGCCACCCGGATGAGCGCCCCGCCGTCCTACGACGTGGCGGACTTCCCGGTGCCGCACGGCCGCGAGGAGGAGTGGCGCTTCACGCCTCTCGCGCGCCTGAAGGGCCTGCACGACGGCAGCGCCGAGGCCGGCGGTCCCGACCTGAAGATCGACATCACCGCGCCCGAGGGCGTCACGCATGAGCTGGTCGACCGCGCCGACCCGCGGGTCGGCAAGGCGGGCAAGCCCGTCGACCGGGTCGCCGCCCAGGCGTACAGCTCCTTCGAGAAGGCGTCGGTGATCTCGGTTCCCAAGGAGGCGCAGCTCTCCGAGCCGATCCGGATCACTGTCCACGGTGAGGGCGGCACGGCCTATGGCCACCAGGTCATCGAGCTCGGCGCGTTCGCCGAGGCGGTTGTGGTCATCGACCACACCGGTGACGCGGTGCTCGCCGCCAACGTCGACTACCTCCTCGGTGACGGCGCCAAGCTGACCGTCGTCTCCGTCCAGGACTGGGACGACCACGCGGTCCACGCGGGCCAGCACAACGCCCTGGTCGGCCGGGACGCGAGCTTCAAGTCCGTGGTGGTCACCTTCGGCGGCGACCTCGTCCGGCTGCACCCGCGCGTCACCTACGCGGGCCCCGGCGGTGAGGCCGAGTTCTACGGTCTGTACTTCACCGAGCAGGGCCAGCACCACGAGCACCGGCTCTTCGTCGACCACGAGGCGACCAACTGCCGCTCGAACGTGGTCTACAAGGGCGCGCTGCAGGGCGATGACGCGCACGCCGTATGGATCGGCGACGTGCTGATCCGGGCCGCGGCGACCGGGACGGACACCTACGAGCTCAACCGCAACCTCGTCCTCACCGACGGCGCGCGGGTCGACTCGGTGCCCAACCTGGAGATCGAGACCGGTGAGATCGTCGGTGCCGGCCACGCCTCGGCGACCGGCCGGTTCGACGACGAGCAGCTGTTCTACCTGATGGCCCGCGGTATCCCGGCCGACGAGGCCCGCCGCCTGGTCGTCCGCGGCTTCTTCGCCGAGCTGGTCCAGCAGATCGGTCTCCCGGACGTCGAAGAGCGTCTGATGAGCAAGATCGAGGCCGAGCTGGAAGCGGCCGCGGCATGA
- a CDS encoding non-heme iron oxygenase ferredoxin subunit, whose translation MTYVRVAALSELEEDTPKRVELDGTPVSLVRTEGEVFAINDICSHANVSLSEGEVEDCSIECWLHGSSFDLRTGKPSGLPATRPVPVYPVKIEGDDVLVSVTQES comes from the coding sequence ATGACGTACGTACGCGTAGCGGCGCTCAGCGAGCTGGAGGAGGACACCCCGAAGCGGGTGGAACTCGACGGTACGCCGGTGTCGCTGGTCCGCACCGAGGGCGAGGTGTTCGCGATCAACGACATCTGCTCGCATGCGAACGTCTCGCTCTCGGAAGGCGAGGTCGAGGACTGCTCGATCGAGTGCTGGCTGCACGGTTCGAGCTTCGACCTGCGCACCGGCAAGCCCAGCGGCCTTCCCGCGACGCGCCCCGTCCCCGTATACCCCGTAAAGATCGAAGGGGACGACGTGCTCGTCTCCGTCACCCAGGAGTCCTGA
- the sufC gene encoding Fe-S cluster assembly ATPase SufC yields MATLEIHDLHVSVEAENGPREILKGVDLTVKQGETHAIMGPNGSGKSTLAYSLAGHPKYTITGGTVTLDGEDVLEMSVDERARAGVFLAMQYPVEVPGVSVSNFLRTSATAIRGEAPKLRLWVKEVKEAMERLQMDPAFAERNVNEGFSGGEKKRHEILQLELLKPAIAILDETDSGLDVDALRTVSEGVNRVRETGEVGTLLITHYTRILRYIKPDQVHVFANGRIAESGGAELADKLEAEGYEAYTKGGATA; encoded by the coding sequence ATGGCAACGCTTGAGATCCACGACCTGCACGTCTCCGTCGAGGCCGAGAACGGCCCGCGCGAGATCCTGAAGGGCGTCGACCTGACCGTGAAGCAGGGCGAGACGCACGCCATCATGGGCCCCAACGGCTCCGGCAAGTCGACCCTCGCCTACTCTCTCGCGGGTCACCCCAAGTACACGATCACCGGCGGCACCGTCACCCTCGACGGCGAGGACGTCCTGGAGATGTCCGTCGACGAGCGCGCGCGGGCCGGCGTCTTCCTCGCCATGCAGTACCCGGTCGAGGTGCCCGGCGTCTCGGTCTCCAACTTCCTGCGGACCTCCGCGACCGCGATCCGCGGTGAGGCCCCCAAGCTGCGGCTGTGGGTCAAGGAGGTCAAGGAGGCCATGGAGCGCCTCCAGATGGACCCCGCGTTCGCCGAGCGCAACGTCAACGAGGGCTTCTCCGGCGGTGAGAAGAAGCGCCACGAGATCCTCCAGCTGGAGCTGCTGAAGCCCGCGATCGCGATCCTCGACGAGACCGACTCCGGTCTGGACGTCGACGCGCTGCGCACCGTCTCCGAGGGCGTCAACCGCGTCCGCGAGACCGGTGAGGTCGGCACCCTGCTGATCACGCACTACACGCGCATCCTGCGCTACATCAAGCCCGATCAGGTCCATGTCTTCGCCAACGGCCGGATCGCCGAGTCCGGCGGTGCCGAGCTCGCCGACAAGCTGGAGGCCGAGGGCTACGAGGCTTACACGAAGGGTGGCGCAACCGCGTGA
- a CDS encoding cysteine desulfurase: MTQLPGLLDTEAIRKDFPLLDRQVHDGKKVVYLDNAATSQKPRQVLDALNAYYERHNANVHRGVHVLAEEATALYEGARDKVAAFINAPSRDEVIFTKNASESLNLVANMLGWADEPYRVDHETEIVITEMEHHSNIVPWQLLAQRTGAKLKWFGITDDGRLDLSDIDEIITEKTKIVSFTLVSNIMGTVNPVETIIRRAQEVGALVCIDASQAAPHMVLDVQALQADFVAFTGHKMCGPTGIGVLWGRQELLEDLPPFLGGGEMIETVSMHSSTYAPAPHKFEAGTPPIAQAVGLGAAVDYLTSIGMDNIAAHEHAITEYAVKRLLEVPDLRIIGPSTAEDRGATISFTLGDIHPHDVGQVLDEQGIAVRVGHHCARPVCLRYGIPATTRASFYLYSTPAEVDALVEGLEHVRNFFG, translated from the coding sequence GTGACACAGCTGCCGGGCCTCCTCGACACAGAGGCGATCCGTAAGGACTTCCCCCTTCTGGACCGCCAGGTTCACGACGGGAAGAAGGTCGTGTATCTGGACAACGCGGCGACCTCGCAGAAGCCGCGCCAGGTCCTCGACGCCCTGAACGCCTACTACGAACGTCACAACGCCAACGTCCACCGCGGCGTGCATGTGCTCGCCGAGGAGGCCACGGCGCTGTACGAAGGCGCGCGCGACAAGGTGGCCGCCTTCATCAACGCCCCGAGCCGCGACGAGGTGATCTTCACCAAGAACGCCTCCGAGTCGCTCAACCTCGTGGCCAACATGCTCGGTTGGGCCGATGAGCCCTACCGCGTGGACCACGAGACCGAGATCGTCATCACGGAGATGGAGCACCACTCCAACATCGTCCCGTGGCAGCTGCTGGCGCAGCGCACCGGCGCGAAGCTGAAGTGGTTCGGCATCACCGACGACGGCCGGCTCGACCTGTCCGACATCGACGAGATCATCACCGAGAAGACGAAGATCGTCTCCTTCACGCTGGTCTCCAACATCATGGGCACCGTCAACCCGGTCGAGACGATCATCCGCCGCGCCCAGGAGGTCGGCGCGCTGGTCTGCATCGACGCCTCGCAGGCCGCCCCGCACATGGTGCTGGACGTGCAGGCGCTGCAGGCCGACTTCGTGGCCTTCACCGGCCACAAGATGTGCGGCCCGACCGGCATCGGCGTCCTCTGGGGCCGCCAGGAGCTGCTGGAGGACCTGCCGCCGTTCCTCGGTGGCGGCGAGATGATCGAGACCGTCTCGATGCACTCCTCGACCTATGCGCCCGCCCCGCACAAGTTCGAGGCCGGTACGCCCCCGATCGCCCAGGCCGTCGGCCTCGGCGCGGCCGTGGACTACCTCACCTCGATCGGCATGGACAACATCGCCGCGCATGAGCACGCGATCACCGAGTACGCCGTCAAGCGGCTGCTGGAGGTCCCGGACCTGCGCATCATCGGCCCGAGCACGGCCGAGGACCGCGGGGCGACGATCTCCTTCACGCTCGGCGACATCCATCCGCACGACGTCGGCCAGGTGCTGGACGAGCAGGGCATCGCGGTCCGGGTGGGCCACCACTGCGCACGGCCGGTCTGCCTGCGCTACGGAATTCCCGCGACCACGCGAGCGTCGTTCTATCTGTACTCCACGCCCGCCGAGGTCGACGCCTTGGTCGAGGGCCTGGAGCACGTCCGCAACTTCTTCGGTTAG
- the sufU gene encoding Fe-S cluster assembly sulfur transfer protein SufU: MKLDSMYQDVILDHYKHPHGRGLRDGDAEVHHVNPTCGDEITLRVRLDGATIEDVSYEGQGCSISQASASVLNELLVGKQLGDAQKIQETFLELMQSKGQLEPDDAMEEILEDAVAFAGVSKYPARVKCALLSWMAWKDATAKALSEEAKTA; encoded by the coding sequence GTGAAGCTGGATTCCATGTACCAGGACGTCATCCTGGACCACTACAAGCACCCCCATGGGCGCGGTCTGCGGGACGGCGACGCCGAGGTGCACCATGTCAACCCCACGTGCGGTGACGAGATCACGCTGCGCGTGCGGCTCGACGGCGCGACGATTGAGGATGTGTCCTACGAGGGCCAGGGCTGCTCCATCAGCCAGGCCAGCGCGTCGGTGCTCAACGAGCTCCTGGTGGGCAAGCAGCTCGGGGACGCGCAGAAGATCCAGGAGACGTTCCTGGAGCTGATGCAGTCCAAGGGGCAGCTCGAACCGGATGACGCGATGGAGGAGATCCTGGAGGACGCGGTGGCGTTCGCCGGAGTCTCCAAGTACCCGGCGCGCGTGAAGTGTGCGCTGCTCAGTTGGATGGCCTGGAAGGACGCCACGGCCAAGGCCCTCTCCGAGGAGGCGAAGACCGCATGA
- a CDS encoding metal-sulfur cluster assembly factor: protein MTDTPTTTKPASEEEVREALYDVVDPELGIDVVNLGLIYGIHIDDANIATIDMTLTSAACPLTDVIEDQAKSVTDGIVSELKINWVWMPPWGPDKITDDGREQLRALGFNV from the coding sequence ATGACCGACACCCCGACCACCACGAAGCCTGCCTCCGAGGAGGAGGTCCGCGAGGCGCTGTACGACGTCGTGGACCCCGAGCTGGGCATCGATGTCGTCAACCTGGGGCTGATCTACGGCATCCACATCGACGACGCCAATATCGCCACCATCGACATGACGCTGACCTCCGCGGCCTGTCCGCTGACCGATGTCATCGAGGACCAGGCGAAGTCCGTCACGGACGGCATCGTCAGCGAACTGAAGATCAACTGGGTCTGGATGCCCCCGTGGGGCCCGGACAAGATCACCGACGACGGCCGCGAGCAGCTCCGCGCGCTGGGCTTCAACGTCTGA
- a CDS encoding DMT family transporter, which yields MVYVTLAGAILSEVLATTAMKYSDGFSKLWPSVYTAAGYLLAFFLLAQTLKSMSVGTAYAIWAGAGTALIAAIGMVFLGESATALKILGVLLVIGGVVVLNLDGAH from the coding sequence ATGGTCTATGTGACGCTTGCCGGCGCGATCCTCTCCGAGGTGCTCGCGACCACCGCGATGAAGTACAGCGACGGGTTCAGCAAGCTGTGGCCGTCGGTGTACACCGCGGCGGGCTATCTGCTCGCCTTCTTCCTGCTCGCGCAGACCCTCAAATCGATGAGCGTCGGCACGGCGTATGCCATCTGGGCCGGGGCCGGGACGGCGCTGATCGCCGCGATCGGGATGGTGTTCCTGGGGGAGAGCGCCACCGCGCTGAAGATCCTCGGGGTGCTGCTGGTCATCGGCGGCGTCGTGGTGCTCAATCTGGACGGGGCACACTGA
- a CDS encoding TetR/AcrR family transcriptional regulator: MARRYDPDRRQRIIDAAIAVVGERGIAGLSHRSVAAAADVPLGSTTYHFASLDELLIAALRQVNRVCLADFARWAEGIDPAAPLAEEVARFIEEALAGDRSRMELEYELYLTALRREAVRPIAAECLDEMVRVLGQRIGDVRTARAVVALTDGLLLQHLLTGQPFDPASVRAGLAGVLG; encoded by the coding sequence ATGGCGCGGCGCTACGATCCGGACCGGCGGCAGCGGATCATCGACGCGGCGATCGCGGTGGTCGGCGAGCGGGGGATCGCCGGGCTCAGCCACCGCTCGGTGGCGGCCGCGGCGGATGTGCCGCTCGGCTCGACCACGTACCACTTCGCGTCCCTGGACGAGCTGCTGATCGCCGCGCTGCGGCAGGTCAACCGGGTCTGTCTGGCCGACTTCGCGCGCTGGGCCGAGGGGATCGACCCGGCGGCGCCGCTCGCCGAGGAGGTCGCCCGGTTCATCGAGGAGGCCCTGGCCGGGGACCGCTCGCGGATGGAGCTGGAGTACGAGCTGTATCTGACGGCGCTTCGCCGCGAGGCGGTGCGGCCGATCGCCGCGGAGTGTCTGGACGAGATGGTGCGGGTGCTCGGACAGCGGATCGGCGATGTCCGGACCGCGCGGGCCGTGGTGGCGCTGACCGACGGGCTGCTGTTGCAGCATCTGCTGACCGGGCAGCCCTTCGATCCCGCGTCGGTACGGGCCGGGCTGGCCGGAGTGCTGGGCTGA
- the dapD gene encoding 2,3,4,5-tetrahydropyridine-2,6-dicarboxylate N-succinyltransferase: MTDAASPRTTGAVAAGLATVTSDGTVLDTWFPAPELVAASTADLGPAGTERLDDARAAELLGNAVLKATGPDPVREVEVVAVRTVIASLDDKPLDAHDAYLRLHLLSHRLVKPHGQNLEGVFGLLANVAWTSLGPVAVDRVETVRLNARAEGLHLMVTGIDKFPRMTDYVAPAGVRIADADRVRLGAHLAAGTTVMHEGFVNFNAGTLGTSMVEGRISAGVVVGDGSDIGGGASTMGTLSGGGKQIISIGERCLLGAESGIGIALGDECVVEAGLYVTAGTRVTLPDGQIVKALELSGADNILFRRNSTTGTVEARPNKAEWGGLNEVLHSHN; the protein is encoded by the coding sequence ATGACCGATGCTGCTTCTCCCCGTACGACCGGCGCCGTCGCCGCCGGGCTCGCCACCGTCACCTCCGACGGCACCGTTCTCGACACCTGGTTCCCGGCGCCCGAACTGGTCGCCGCCTCCACCGCGGACCTCGGTCCGGCCGGCACCGAGCGGCTGGACGACGCGCGCGCCGCCGAACTGCTGGGCAACGCCGTGCTCAAGGCGACCGGTCCCGACCCGGTCCGCGAGGTCGAGGTCGTCGCCGTCCGGACGGTCATCGCCTCCCTCGACGACAAGCCGCTGGACGCCCACGACGCGTACCTGCGCCTCCACCTGCTCAGCCACCGGCTGGTCAAGCCGCACGGGCAGAACCTGGAGGGCGTCTTCGGCCTGCTGGCCAACGTCGCCTGGACCTCGCTGGGTCCGGTGGCCGTCGACCGGGTGGAGACGGTGCGGCTGAACGCCCGTGCCGAGGGGCTGCATCTGATGGTCACCGGTATCGACAAGTTCCCGCGGATGACGGACTATGTCGCGCCTGCCGGTGTGCGGATCGCGGACGCCGACCGGGTGCGCCTGGGCGCGCACCTCGCCGCCGGGACCACCGTCATGCACGAGGGCTTCGTCAACTTCAACGCCGGGACGCTGGGCACCTCCATGGTCGAGGGCCGGATCAGCGCGGGTGTCGTCGTCGGCGACGGCTCCGACATCGGCGGCGGCGCCTCCACGATGGGCACCCTGTCCGGCGGCGGCAAGCAGATCATCTCGATCGGTGAGCGCTGCCTGCTCGGCGCCGAGTCGGGTATCGGTATCGCGCTGGGCGACGAGTGTGTCGTCGAGGCCGGTCTGTATGTCACCGCGGGCACCCGGGTCACGCTGCCCGACGGCCAGATCGTCAAGGCCCTGGAGCTCTCCGGCGCGGACAACATCCTCTTCCGCCGCAACTCGACCACCGGCACCGTCGAGGCCCGCCCGAACAAGGCGGAGTGGGGCGGCCTCAACGAGGTGCTGCACAGCCACAACTGA
- a CDS encoding EI24 domain-containing protein: MRDLVAGMRYLGKGQRWVAQHGRWWGFGLIPALIALVLYAGVLVALAIWSGDIAAWATPFADGWGSPWQGLLRGVFVALLFAGGLTLAVLTFTATTLLIGDPFYESLSEKVEESEGNCPPSPDRPVWQEIWIALRDSVHVLLRAAGFGILLFFLGFVPFIGQTVVPAIGFCVSGFFLAVELTSVAMQRRDIPVRERLRMLRGRKGLAVGFGTPIVLLFLIPFVAVVLMPGAVAGATLLVRDLVPGPEEPSEPGAEAVGQNAAAAPYGQPGAPGGFGPAPAPFPPNQGPPQAPPYPHQQSGPGSSAARPPAGW; this comes from the coding sequence ATGCGTGATCTTGTAGCGGGGATGCGGTATCTGGGCAAGGGGCAGCGCTGGGTCGCCCAGCACGGCCGGTGGTGGGGATTCGGGCTGATTCCGGCGCTGATCGCGCTGGTCCTGTACGCCGGGGTGCTCGTCGCGCTCGCCATCTGGTCCGGCGATATCGCGGCCTGGGCGACGCCGTTCGCCGACGGCTGGGGTTCGCCCTGGCAGGGGCTGCTGCGCGGGGTGTTCGTGGCGCTGCTGTTCGCCGGCGGGCTGACGCTCGCGGTGCTGACCTTCACCGCGACCACCCTGCTGATCGGCGATCCCTTCTATGAGTCGCTCTCGGAGAAGGTCGAGGAGTCCGAGGGGAACTGCCCGCCGTCCCCGGACCGGCCGGTGTGGCAGGAGATCTGGATCGCGCTCCGTGACAGCGTCCATGTGCTGCTGCGGGCCGCGGGCTTCGGCATCCTGCTGTTCTTCCTCGGCTTCGTGCCGTTCATCGGGCAGACCGTGGTCCCCGCCATCGGCTTCTGTGTCTCCGGCTTCTTCCTCGCCGTCGAGCTGACCTCGGTGGCCATGCAGCGCCGGGACATCCCGGTGCGCGAGCGGCTCCGGATGCTGCGCGGCCGCAAGGGGCTCGCGGTCGGCTTCGGCACCCCCATCGTGCTGCTGTTCCTGATCCCGTTCGTCGCGGTGGTGCTGATGCCGGGCGCGGTCGCCGGGGCGACGCTGCTGGTCCGCGACCTGGTGCCGGGCCCGGAGGAGCCGTCGGAGCCGGGCGCGGAGGCCGTCGGGCAGAACGCCGCAGCGGCTCCGTACGGGCAGCCCGGCGCGCCGGGCGGCTTCGGGCCGGCGCCCGCGCCCTTCCCGCCTAACCAGGGACCCCCGCAGGCACCGCCGTATCCGCATCAGCAGTCCGGTCCAGGGTCGTCCGCAGCGCGTCCGCCAGCCGGCTGGTGA